The sequence ggtattatttcgtttgtgttagtgttGTGTTAAcacgttggctgccacgcctttgttctcccctagctccttagtacgggccgcgctgttcggtctcgtggttttcatgccgcggggtcggagagtcgcaccagccccagatttgccgaaaggccctgttaggcaatgcaccatagttcccccttgtcgatgcggtgatggattctagaggttgtgcattccatcttctcctgtcaccgtgtcagcccggacttgtcaccaatggcaagtcccacttggtcatagatccttcagacgtggcgcgtagagtagtagagtgcaacctacgggttgtatggcgtggcagtcaacgggttaacttaagtgtatgtatgtatgtatgtgattgtaaaatgtggtggaattgtgggtggaggtgggacaataaagcaattaCTTTTTATGTGTTTGTTCATTGTGTCTTGGTAAATTTATAACAAAGTAATGTTTAAAATTGATATATATTTCTCACAATATTGAAATCTTACATATATTCACAAATAATTACGGTGTTCAGACTTCCTTTCAAGAACTTATAAAACAATCTGCCATGAACAACTCTGATATAAATTTAGAGTAGATTTGTAACTTACCTTGATAACGAAATTCGTCCAAACACCAGAATGTCGTTGTGCAGAGCGACTAGAGCAAGTCACTCCGACATGTGAAATTGGCAAAatccaacaaaaataagaacacgtTGCAATTTTAAAAGGCTTAGAGGTGGTAAGAAAAGTCGTACAAGACTATTACccgcattaaaaaatttattctttcattaaaGATCAACAATAAATTCTCAGTGACTAGTAACTATTAAGATGATCGACAAATCTGAAAACAATTACATAAAACTGGAATTTTGGCTCtagtatttaggagcctcCCTGTAGTAAGCTGGAGAAGCGTAGGATGTGGTGTAATATtcaggagccttggtggtgtagtgactcggggcagagtaatacttcggggcttcggtgtagtaggtcggTGCAGCATAAGTAGTGGTGTAATACTCAGGCGCCTTGGTAGCGTAGTACTTGGGGACctcagtgtagtagctgggggcAGCATAGGTTGTAGTGTAATACTCGgttgccttggtggtgtagtaaacaggAGCCTCTGTTTggtagtagcttggagcagagtaATATTTGGGTTCCTCGGTGAAGTAAACTGGGGCAGCGCACGTGGTTGCGTAATATTCGCtcttttcggtgtagtagctaggtgTAGCTTTAGTtatggtgtagtaaactggagcctcggtgtagtatttcggctcaacgtagtacgaaggagcagccgctgtgtagtaagttggggcTGCGGAATACTTTGCTGCCTCAGTTACAGTTGTGtagatcggggcagagtagtacttgggTTCTTGTGTGTAGTAACTTGGAGCAGAGTAGCTTGCAGTTAAGTACTTAgatgcctcggtgtagtactcagcCGCTTTGGTGTAATAAGTTGGAGTCTCGGCATAGTATCTAGGAGCAGAATAGTATATAGAATAATCAGTACAGCAGTATATACGTCAATCAGTATAGTAGGCTATGGTAGCATACTTagtcgtgtagtactccggtgtcttggtggtgtagtacttgggagcctcggtgtagtaagctggggcagcatacgtagtcgtgtagtactccggtgccttggtgtagtagtctggggcagcatacgtagtcgtgtagtacAGTACTCGACTAGACTActagatgctcactcgactgaattctttcgccttttctctctccttttatacgattttttctcatcctgatacacctcttaagccttgcggctattgtacctacGGCTATTCAAAACTCTATGTTTTAGCTTTTACTACTTTAGCTAGGTAATGACTTATGAGTAATGATAGCTAATGAATTTAAACACTCTGATTTTTAGGCAAAAGCTTATTGAATTGTAAATTATGCATCGATGTTATGTGTAACATTCTAAAAAAGCGTAAAGAACTAAAGGTAATGGCGTTCGTTTGCTCGGAAATTCCAGTATGAAATaacttcaattttatttgtgatAATTAGCAGGACTTCACACATAGACCCATTCGCACCCACTaacaatcgaaaaaatgataacctCCGGAACGCGATAAAAGTGTGTAACTCACTAACTCAAGactcaagagaaaaaaaaatgccgaatTTTAAAGTGCAGTAGAacagaaaacgagaaaaagaagtaaatttAAGATGGGGAGTCAAGACAGAAATGGGTATGCTAAACAAGAGTCATATGATCAACTCTGTGAGCGTCTTTTGTTCCTAGAATTGGTCACGGTTCTTATCCTTGTACAAAAATCGCTGTTGACCAGCGGCAACAACCGTGAAAACTCTGTCTCTCTCCTCTACTTCCATTTTTCTAGTGTATAAGTAACACGcaaaaaatggcaaaagttAAGGAAAAGCTCACAGGACTGAGAAGTCATGCGAGATAGGAATAAGTATCCTTCTGTCCTTCGGTTCTCTCCAAATATTCCTTTTCGATCAGAATGTCAATACATTTCtgtataataacaataaaaacacaagttaatagaaatgaaaaatgaccgACAGCGTACACAAAAATATTACCTTAATTATGTGCACTGTTGGCTTGAAACGAGACGATATCTGATTAAGGACCTCAGCCAGTAACTGTTTGTGTTCTAGTACTTTGCGCATCTTCATGATGCGTACAATTTCCGCTTGGATCAGTAGCTTTCGATCCTCTTCTAAATGCCGTTGCGTGGCTTCTTGCTCTTGTTTCAATTCAGCCTTCATTGGAATGTTGATGTTAACACGCAACTTTTTGCTAGGGAGAGaacagtaaaaacaaaaaagtgttaGTCACAACTTTGCGAGACATTGAGAAAATACAACGCTTTCTCGTTGATAAACACATCGAAACAGAATTGTTAATTACTTTTTGTATccaacaaagagagagagctgagAAGTTTGTTGCAAATCATTTTCGTCATCTTCGGACGACAAGAGCttcaattttaagaaaatctgcgccacctgttaaaaaagtctgtgaattaaaaaaaattctctaatATTTGTTCAGTAGAAGTTACCTGCAGTAGTAAATCCATTTTGATTCCAGTTGCATCACTTAACTGATTGGCTGTCCAAGATGTTGAAACATTATATTGCAAAAGTACAGCCATTTGTAAAGTTGATGCCTACAAGAATAAATGatgttaaaaattttgttaataacagtaatctaaaccaaatTATCAAAAACCTGAAGTGTGTATCTATTTTTGAAACAGTTGGTGACTAATTCGCCTTTAGACATTTGATAGAGCCAGTGCAGTTTGCGCCCACTGTGCTGGCTGCTGTAAAAAGTAGTAAAACGTTGGACGGAGCGCTCGAGTTCggatggaagagaaaagttgacTGATTGCTGAAACGGCCAAGAACCAGATGGCAGGACCTGTTTCACATGCGATGGAATTATATTTAGATAAATATAAATGTAACGATTAAGGGATTctcaaatctatttttgacaCCAAACAAACCTGATTACTGAAATCGATGTCGAGTGGTTCAGCAGAGTTGGCCAGATGTCGCTTAAATTGTTCGTTGAGATCTTTACTGACTCCAATGTCTTGAAACATACGCTGAAGCTTCGAAGTGTACTCGAAGCCACAGGCTTGCTTTAACTTGGAGATCATTGATGCTTCAGCGTCGTCTGAAGCCGACATATGCTGCACCAAACGCTTAGCCAGCATTTTGGAGTAGAACCCTTGGAATACGTCTATGTCTTCAATATACTTGAAGACCACCATCTGTGTACAGAATTagatttagtttaaaaaagtaaataacagaaaatgtaaaaactGACCACTTGATTTTGCGTATCCTCTAACTCGGCctcttcgggatttttcgcGCTCTTTTTCAGCAAAAGATCACAGTATTTGGCCAGTAGTTCTGGCGATTTCGACGAGGAGTTGGCGGCCTTTGTCACGGCATTGCTATTGATGAACTTTCCGCAAGCTTTGTCCAATGCAGCCACAAATCCGGCATCATTATGGAACGCCGACATAACGAGGGCGTTATATTTGCGGTGGACATCCAGAATGGTAGTAACGTAAACCTTTAGAAAACATTCGTAAAATTTATTACAATTCTTTATGTGTCTAAAAATGTACACCGCACCTTAGGATCATTGTGGGCGGCTTCTCCTTCGCGTTCGATGGCAGACAAACCTTGCTGGGTTATGTGATCTTCAAGAAGTGTTCGCAATTTTGTTAATCCATCTGATATGCGTGAGACCAACTGGTACATTCTTCCGAGATCATCATGCTTGTCGTCTGCAAGGAGGTGTTGAAATTCCACCTTTTAAAAGAGAAGGAATAATTAGATATTCAACATagaagacaaaataaattaaaattaaagatcgCAATATACCTGAAAGATCTCTAAATGTTTTTCTATAAGGACTTTTTCACAAGTTTTGCTCAGCTTGTCAAGGTATGCTTCATGCAAATAAGTCTGCACTCGTTTTTGCTCCTCAGCTAACCGCTGTTCGGCACGTTTCATGTACTCAGTCACTGGGTTGTGCCGTAGAAATTCAGCGCTTTCCCGGGTATAGAAGCGCTCTGTATCCTCTAAGAATGAATTCTCGAATGAATCTTTATAAACAGATAAATTCTGCCCCTTTGCCGTCTGATCCTCTTCGTTCAAACCTAATGAAATGTCGATTTTAATTAAAGTTCCGAAATTCTCGTTCAAGGAATTAAAGCTATCACAATACCAAGTTCATCGTAGCAGTTCATCACACCACTAACTAAACGGGTATTAATAGGTTCACCGTTTCGTTCTCGTTCAATTAGTTTTAGCACAGCATTCGTAACCTTTAAATTCACAAGTTAGGTGATTTTATTATTctgtaaagaaagaaaattgtgCTTTTCGTGTTATACCTGTTTGTGAAGATGACGAAACAAATTCTCTCTCCATGTCACAAGAGCCAACTGATAAATTTCGTAAATTCCTTTCTGTCCTTCTTCACATTCTCGCTTCACCCAGTGTCTATTGCAATAAAAATTGGCATCAGAAATAGTTATGCTTAAACTTCACTAGATGTGTTTACCGGTTCAAATAGGCACAAACTCCATTTAAAACCTCTGAACTAAACTGATACTCCTCCCATTGCTGAGTATAAAACTTGAGAACAGGCTCATCCATGTAGTCAACTCCATTCTACCAAAAGGATAAAAACATATTATTAAAGAAACATTCACCCATTTCAGTTTAGAAGATTTTCATTGGGTCTTACCTTAAGAACATTGATTATGTGAGACTTGAGGTAGTCTTTTAATCTCTTATACAGCTCATGGCCCACAAATTGAGCTCCACCAGAAGCCTGACTCGTTTTGGCTTTACTGGTAGCTGCAGATGGGATAGAAACTGAATTTTCTTTACTATCTAGATTATTTACCCAACTTACGTTGGTACAATAATCATATACGTGCCTGGAGGATTAGAACCTACATTAGACAACTGATTTAGAAGTGAAAAAAGTAATATTACGTGTAAAGGTCCATATATTGTTTTATAGACATCACATGTTTATTATAAACTTTTTCAATGCCTTGTAAGAGGTCCGACCAAGTTTGATCCAGATCAATAGGTGCTTTAGACCCATGACTACTTTGGCCACGTTGACTGGACATGATTGCACCTACAGAAAGGAGTACAATGTAATTTATTAACTGAAACTCTACCCATTTCTTAAATGCAACAAATTGTATTTAGGAGAAACTAACAACTGGTATCATTAAGTAATGTTTACATATGAATATTTAACTTGACTTTCTCAGAATTTTAttccataaaataaaaagtctaatttaaaaatttgacaaagaatttgaattcaGACAGTTGACGATTtttgaaagataaaaaaaaaacagtcgtTCAAGTTTCTAGCAGCAGAAATTCCCTTAGAAACTCATGGCAAAGCATCAGGCTTTCACCATGGAACTTCAGTTATACAACTGGTCACTACTTCGTACATCAACATAAATCATAACTACCTGCATTTGCTAttgtttatttaatattatcGATATGTTATAACTTAcgttaaattgaaaataattagcTGCAAGTGATTCTACGCTGTCCAACTTGACGAATGGGGACTAAAAAACTACGAAACTGATCAGTTTTTTCATACAGCGTTGTCACTTTGCAAATATCacaaaggagaaaagaaaaacaaatcgccatagaaaaaaaacggagTAAAGCAGGCAATCTAAATTCTATATATCGAAATCATTTCCGACTTTTGCTTAACTACGTCCTGATCATTGCGGATTTGCGGTGAGGCAACATTCGTGTTGAAGGGTAACGGTTTCTTATCTACTTAGGCTAATACGTTTAGTAATGCCGTATGCGGGTAGTgcacatttttataaaaaggtgAATTGTGAAGACTATTACccgcattaaaaaatttattctttcattaaaGATCAACAATAAATTCTCAGTGACTAGTAACTATTAAGATGATCGACAAATCTAAAAACAATTACATAAAACTGGAATTTTGGCTCtagtatttaggagcctcCCTGTAGTAAGCTGGagaagcgtaggttgtggtgtaatattcaggagccttggtggtgtagtgactcggggcagagtaatacttcggggcttcggtgtagtaggtcaGTGCAGCATAAGTAGTGGTGTAAtactcaggtgccttggtAGTGTAGTAAACAGGAGCCTCTGTTTggtagtagcttggagcagagtaATATTTGGGTTCCTCGGTGAAGTAAACTGGGGCAGCGTACGTGGTTGCGTAATATTCGCtcttttcggtgtagtagctaggtgtagcgtaagttgtggtgtagtaaactggagcctcggtgtagtatttcggctcaacgtagtacgaaggagcagCCGCTGTGTAGTAAGTTGCGGCTACGGAATACTTCgccgcctcagttgtggttgtgtagctcggggcagagtagtacttcGGTTGTTCTGCGTAGTAACTtggagcagcgtaggttgtagtcAAGTATTTAGGTGCTTCGACGTAGTACTCGGCCGCTTTGGTATAATAAGTTGGAGTCTCGGTATAGTATCTAGGATAATCAGTACAGTAGTATATAGGATAATCGGTACAGTAGGCTGGGGTAGCATACTTagttgtgtagtactccggtgccttgatggtgtagtacttgggagcctcggtgtagtaagctggggcagcatacgtagtcgtgtagtactccggtgccttgatggtgtagtacttgggagcctcggtgtagtaagctggggcagcatacgtagtcgtgtagtactccgttgccttggtggtgtagtaagctggggcagcatacgtagtcgtgtagtacttggggggttcggtgtagtattcctTCGTCGTTGTTGTTTGGTATCCTGggtacccaggagacatcggtacactcatggtcgacccagccatcaatgaTAACACGCCCAAAAGCAGCACGATGCAGTTGTTTATAACTAGacataaataatttgaacataTCAATGGCAAACATAATacataaataacaaatataaatGGCAAATTAAAAACTAGAAACAAGTTAGTACTGATTCACGTCTCggtattaaaagaaaatatttacccatCATTGCGATTTTCGAACTTAATATTCGATGAAGAATAAAGTTGGTGACAAGTAGTGCACTGCAGTTGTCGCCGTGtcagagatgctcactcgactgaattctttcgccttttctctctccttttatacgattttttctcATCCTGATACACCccttaagccttgcggctattgttcTTTAATCTAATTCTATACCTACGGCTATTGGACCCTACTTAATAATGGTGTTACGTGTATTacacgtgtcgttctcacccaacctctatcTACACCGTTGCATGACATTTTTACGTAATGTTCCCCGCGGTTCCCCGTGACCTTCAATCAATTCACAGTAAATGATACTAATCGATTTACTATTCAAATATTTACTACATAATCAATCGTCATCAATCGTTTTTTAAtccctttttactttgtttttaattgttttttaagtAATAGTAACACATCGTTTTCTTATCACGAATCCACATCAATATGTCCCTGACtacacaaatttcaattttgaatcatcaataaaagaaatacataGTATTATTAGCCGCATCATAATGGAGCCGAGAATGGAGCAATCGAATGAGAAATCACTGATGTTCTTgagatttgattttatttggaCTTACGCAGAAGGTGGTCATCGTTCTCGATCGTTCTTGATTCCGTTCCCAAATGCGCCAATGATCAGCTGTTGCAGCTCGAGGAAAGTGGGATGAACGCAGAACAAGGTGGAGATGGCAGTGACACGGATCTCGGTAGTCTCGGTGGCATTGAGGATCAGGGGGAGCATAGCAGACAAGAAGTTGTTGCAGTTGTTGGGCCGAAAGAGGGAACAGCCTAAAGAATCACAATGTTCAATTCAACAACAATTTTTATACAAAACTCATTAATCGCTTACCTTAGCACGGAGAGCTTGTTGGGATTCGGGTTCTTCGGGGTGCAAGAAATCCTACTTGCGAGCCAAGTCGATATCCTTGGGTGTAGGGATAGGGCGCTTGAGGGCGTATGTAGAAAATTAAGTATCTCTGatgataaaaaataatgtaatgaattaaaaaaaaacaatgtcgAAGGGGGCCCTATAAAATACATAAGGCACTTGTCAGCCTCTTATCAAATTAGATTATTAATGGAATAGCAAGTAAAATTGGTCTAAGACCAACCGAAGAAACTGAAGGCGATCCTATTCCTAACAAatctttcgaaaaaaattaaacgaagTAACATTGTCTTCCTCTACCTACAACCAAACAATTCTGTACCCTATAACAACAGAATTGAGATTACACGTGCTTTAACAGACGGGATCAGTACCACAGGTGAATTCGAAACCAATTCCGTTTAGCCTACGCTTTATTCAAACAAGAGAGTGAATTACGGTTAACAATTGCTTTCCTTTTAATGTTCCTCCAACTAGCTCCATCTTCTCCGAATAACCTGAATTCTTTGAATCTCCTATTGGTGAATGTGTTGCAACACTAAagccttttacttttttttttcatcctgtGAATTAAATCTAGAACGCTCGATGTAACATAACAAATGCCAAGCATTAAATCCCAGAATTtctgaaacttttttcttgcGTGTTTTTACACGTACTAATTTACCATTACCGATAGAATTGAATAATTCAACTGTTTATCTGAAGTAACCGAATGCTACCCCACGGAAGCTAAAGGCTCTACAGTCTACACGAACAGTCTGCGGAAAACGAAAGATCAACCACGATTTCACAATCCACCAAAATTCCATCAATtgaaacccgaaaaaaaaacacgcttTAATAAGTCATACTGAACCAAGACTATAAAAATCtgcttattttatcatttgaaattgcAACGTTGAAATAACTATGAATACCCACCCACCCATTTAAGGCAATGATACTAAGTGCGGCAACATAACGTGTTTTTGCCCCATACTACGACAAAATTACCAAAATATCTGCAACTAGGTTTGAACACAAAGATTCTGCGTGGCACTTCAAGCCTATACCACTTAGCTACCATAACTCCATTGACAAAATCTAATTCTTACTGACATATCTACTAAcgcttaataataataaaaaaaaattagttaaacAGTTCGAGGCAAGTCAGAATGATTACCTGCTGTAAGACTTGGGACAATCCTGTACGTCGTTGTACTCGAGTGCTTGACTACTGCTGCAATTGACCGTCACGAGATATCGCAAACCCTGAATAgacaaaacttttttgttccttATTAAGTATAAATAAGTAATATTTCAACAATTACGGAAACCTAAATCACCTTTATCTAAAACTGGCCGTGAAAGCACCACCACCGTCAATCAGACTTGTGCCGCCAAGAAACCAATGTTATTTGCGCGAATGCCGTTAGCTACAGCCATCTCGTTCAGCTGGGCCAATGCGCCTATTGCCTGACGCTAAAATCGGAAATGCTTTTACCACCGATATGTTCAGTTTCCGGATCGACTGGAGCAGTGGTTTCAGATATCAAATGTTGAACCGATAACAATCTCATTTGGTTTCTACGGGTACGCACGTGGAAAGTGCGGCTGGGGAGTAAAGATTTTCTTCGCTGGTTCCTCAAATGGATGGGAAGCGAGTTGTTCCTGGGTGAGATGTTGTTCAGCGTTTTACAGTTGTTCCGCCGAGTCACCACTCGATCCACGATCCGAATCACTTCATCGAATTTCAGATCTGTCCAATTTCAAAGTTAGTAAGTAGCGAGTTCCCGGCTACATGTCAATTCACTGGGGGAGAACTATGCCCACTCTAACAAAGTCTCAATCTCCtgtgaaaaatgaacaataacGGAATAAATTGAAGCTCTAAATAGTTTCAATGATGGAATTTTACCAAATGCGATATCTGATGACCCCTCCGGCAACAAAACTTCGTCGGGGTCCGGTTCGTCGCGGTGATGTTGGAATCCGATGCTATAATGGATACGATCAGGATCTCCAGGAGCTGcagaataaatttggttgaaaaaagaataattcgGTCTCAGCTTTGGTAACCGTTTCCTATACTTTTCTTTCGCAACCGCAAACGAACGCTGAGACACTGCAACCATCAAAATGATAGACATGAGTTTACCTAGGTGAGCTTTAACAATTGACAACTTCTCCGTTTTCACTTAGTTAAAATAAAGGAGCTAAAACAAATGGTTAAAAATGGCTTTCTTTTCCATCTCCCCTCAGACCTGACCCCAGTAAATGCTGGAGTTCTTCAAATTATTGATGAAGTTGAAATACTAAAGCCATAATTTCCATACAAATCAGATTTTAGGATCGCTTTTTGTCAGACTTTTGAGTAATTTACGTTAGCCTTTGTCAGTTCCGACTCTGACCTCCACATTGTAGAGTCGCTAAGGCCGCAATATCTTCCAGGGTGATCCGGGGTGAGATTTTCTCCATGACACTAGGGGAAAACTCGGGTAAACTTCTAGAGGTAAGTCGGGCTGTTAATATTTTACAAATTAGGGAGTTAGCTACATGCTGGGTAGCAAATTGCAAGACCTGGATGGACGTCTTTCTGTTTCTATAAGGTGAAATGTCAAACTGATATTTTTCTCTGCTGTTTCGAAATCGACCAATTCAATATGAGTTATTCGTCTACAAACTGAACAACTCGACATTCTCTTTATCCTGATTACaaccattcaaaaaatttcaaattttggtaAATGTAACAGATGTCATAACAATGAAAACTTTGATGTGAAAGCGTGGGCTACATGCTACTAACCATCTTGCACTGTAAGATACATTTCGGCTTCGGGTTTGCATGACACAAAATGTTGATTTGCCTTCATTTTTTCTCGAATTTTGTTCTTCGTAAGCCCAATACCTCTTGTGTCCAATACCGCCTGTGAGCTCCAATTGCACAGCCTTGCAAATTTcccctcttgtttttttttaattgctagATGTCAGCATTCCgcattttttcctccttcgCTAGATGGTGTAGTAGGGGATGCCCCTTTTcaggtgtttttgtttttcaatctaAAAAATGGGCTAACATCTAAATGGATCGATCACACGCTCACCGACAAACCCGTACCCgtaattgtaattttaaatgGCTGAATTAAAAATGCCAATACTGATCTTGCAGCTGAAGCAAAGTTGCAATCGTTACGACATGGACCACTTAAATTTAGAGCAGCCCAAATCAATCGTCACTCAGCAGGATCATAACGAAATCGCTACTCCAAGGAACGAAGAACGTCCGTCTCGGGATCAGCTCCTGTTAGCCCTCACCAAGCAGCTCCAATCATTTGACTATAGTCGCGATCATACCAGTAAATTGTGCAGCAATTTTTGATTCCATCAACCTATAAAAATTCTCTGATAGACACAACTTTGAGCTCTTTCGTCTGGTTATAATAACACAAAATTCTGGATTAACATTACAAAAATAGTTCAGtgaaaatcaaacattttccgAAAGGTTAAACACAAAATATACTGaaatgaacattttttatATTGACTATGTCACTGAAATTAACTGTTTAATAAGCTTAACGTTTACGATGACTAACCGGAAGAAGATGGAGATCGTCCAATTCTTTGAGTTGATGAAGACGTTCGCAAGCTCGCAGAGCAGCTGCGCGTTTGGCTAGACGTTTAGTCAACATAGGGTCACCAACTACTTCTCCTTGCAACGGCGAACTCTTTGGCAACAACAAACGGCACTGGAACAAAGCAATTTTCTCAGCAGGTTCTTTGGTAGAGAGCGGTTTAACGACGGGCAACTGTTTCATCAAttccttcatcttttttagTAATAACGGATCAGCTTTACTCTCATCCACTTCCTTGATGCTCCATCTGGGAACCAGGACAGATGCTCCGTAAGACACGAGTTGACTGCAATACCTGTAAAAgattcaatttagaaatcaaatattaaaaaaataataataaatagtcAAGTAATTACCTGTTGACAAGCGATATGCTACTTTGTAAAGTAACTCGGGGTCCTTGGTTGCCATAAGGAGTGTATGGTTCGATTATCTGACTAAATAGATTGTCTAGAATCGCGTCCTTGTCATCTTCAAAGTTACCCGTGGCTACGAGCTGCTGCTCGATAGAGTGGAACTGCGCCATATCTTCTAGGAATTTTTTTGAGTCACTACTACTCACCAGCATACAAAAAAAGGCTTTCTTAGACCTTGCCCGACCTgacgttattttaaaatggaaattaccagtgaaatttcttttctcaataACTTCTAAATAATTGATTACCCTTTGTCTGGACGTAGTCGCAATAAGTTCTGATTTTATCAAACCGAACAATTAAATTGCATTCGGGGATGTCGACTCCTTCTTCCAGTACACTTGTGGCCACCAACAAGTTGCATTTACCGGATCGAAAATCTCTCATAATGTCCTTCTGATTCATATTGAGAATTTGCGATTCTCTGAGGGACGAAGTGGAACCGGCCGCCTGGCCCATGGTGAACAAAGGTTTCACAAACTCTAGGTTCTCATCATGTTGCCGAATGTCCTGATAGGAGattaaaaaaagttcaacaGTTATTCGCGAGTACGAAGTAACAAGAGAAGCAGGGTGAAACCTTCAGGAAGTGATACAAGACACTGGCCACCGATCGCCTTTCAACGAAAATGATA comes from Daphnia pulicaria isolate SC F1-1A chromosome 11, SC_F0-13Bv2, whole genome shotgun sequence and encodes:
- the LOC124315686 gene encoding cullin-1-like — protein: MSSQRGQSSHGSKAPIDLDQTWSDLLQGIEKVYNKHVMSIKQYMDLYTHVYDYCTNVSWVNNLDSKENSVSIPSAATSKAKTSQASGGAQFVGHELYKRLKDYLKSHIINVLKNGVDYMDEPVLKFYTQQWEEYQFSSEVLNGVCAYLNRHWVKRECEEGQKGIYEIYQLALVTWRENLFRHLHKQVTNAVLKLIERERNGEPINTRLVSGVMNCYDELGLNEEDQTAKGQNLSVYKDSFENSFLEDTERFYTRESAEFLRHNPVTEYMKRAEQRLAEEQKRVQTYLHEAYLDKLSKTCEKVLIEKHLEIFQVEFQHLLADDKHDDLGRMYQLVSRISDGLTKLRTLLEDHITQQGLSAIEREGEAAHNDPKVYVTTILDVHRKYNALVMSAFHNDAGFVAALDKACGKFINSNAVTKAANSSSKSPELLAKYCDLLLKKSAKNPEEAELEDTQNQVMVVFKYIEDIDVFQGFYSKMLAKRLVQHMSASDDAEASMISKLKQACGFEYTSKLQRMFQDIGVSKDLNEQFKRHLANSAEPLDIDFSNQVLPSGSWPFQQSVNFSLPSELERSVQRFTTFYSSQHSGRKLHWLYQMSKGELVTNCFKNRYTLQASTLQMAVLLQYNVSTSWTANQLSDATGIKMDLLLQVAQIFLKLKLLSSEDDENDLQQTSQLSLFVGYKNKKLRVNINIPMKAELKQEQEATQRHLEEDRKLLIQAEIVRIMKMRKVLEHKQLLAEVLNQISSRFKPTVHIIKKCIDILIEKEYLERTEGQKDTYSYLA
- the LOC124316047 gene encoding cullin-1-like, whose amino-acid sequence is MEKISPRITLEDIAALATLQCGAPGDPDRIHYSIGFQHHRDEPDPDEVLLPEGSSDIAFDLKFDEVIRIVDRVVTRRNNCKTLNNISPRNNSLPIHLRNQRRKSLLPSRTFHVRTRRNQMRLLSVQHLISETTAPVDPETEHIGGKSISDFSVRNKKVLSIQGLRYLVTVNCSSSQALEYNDVQDCPKSYSRYYTETPTYYTKAAEYYVEAPKYLTTTYAAPSYYAEQPKYYSAPSYTTTTEAAKYSVAATYYTAAAPSYYTEKSEYYATTYAAPVYFTEEPKYYSAPSYYQTEAPVYYTTKAPEYYTTTYAALTYYTEAPKHVYDYCTNVSWVNNLDSKENSVSIPSAATSKAKTSQASGGAQFVGHELYKRLKDYLKSHIINVLKNGVDYMDEPVLKFYTQQWEEYQFSSEVLNGVCAYLNRHWVKRECEEGQKGIYEIYQLALVTWRENLFRHLHKQVTNAVLKLIERERNGEPINTRLVSGVMNCYDELGLNEEDQTAKGQNLSVYKDSFENSFLEDTERFYTRESAEFLRHNPVTEYMKRAEQRLAEEQKRVQTYLHEAYLDKLSKTCEKVLIEKHLEIFQVEFQHLLADDKHDDLGRMYQLVSRISDGLTKLRTLLEDHITQQGLSAIEREGEAAHNDPKVYVTTILDVHRKYNALVMSAFHNDAGFVAALDKACGKFINSNAVTKAANSSSKSPELLAKYCDLLLKKSAKNPEEAELEDTQNQVMVVFKYIEDIDVFQGFYSKMLAKRLVQHMSASDDAEASMISKLKQACGFEYTSKLQRMFQDIGVSKDLNEQFKRHLANSAEPLDIDFSNQVLPSGSWPFQQSVNFSLPSELERSVQRFTTFYSSQHSGRKLHWLYQMSKGELVTNCFKNRYTLQASTLQMAVLLQYNVSTSWTANQLSDATGIKMDLLLQIFLKLKLLSSEDDENDLQQTSQLSLFVGYKNKKLRVNINIPMKAELKQEQEATQRHLEEDRKLLIQAEIVRIMKMRKVLEHKQLLAEVLNQISSRFKPTVHIIKKCIDILIEKEYLERTEGQKDTYSYLA